The genomic stretch ATATGGCCTAAAAGCCATATTTTGGACCTTTGTTCCTGGCCGTGATGGTACGATGACCATCAAATATGGATGCAGTCTCCGCGGCGTCCCCATTAGGGGGATTGAATCTCAACGTGGGCGGCTGCGGCTCTCCAAACTCAAAGTGACCCGGTTTACGCAGACGACACTCAATTATACCAATTACTTTAATTAACCCTTAAAATTATTTAAACGGGTGGCGAGTGAAATATAAATGAACGCTCTGACAGTTGAATGGGAAACTCAGCTAACTTAAAGAGCTGTAAACGCTTTCGGGTTCGGCGTCGTGTGGCCATTAGAGGAACTGCAGTTTCCCTTTGGACGTTTCTGTATTGGCTTCATCAGCCCGTGCGGTGCGACGCGTAGACGCCAGCGTTGCCGTTGTGCGTCAGTATGAGTGTGATTATCGTGGACAGCTTCTTCACGTTAATCTACTCGATTGGTTCCCGGCCTGTAACGAGCTCTAAAAGACCATCGAGGTGATGATGGACGACGCACATCGAACGCACCGCGTGTCAGCTGCGGTTAACGCTTCACCTTGAGTGTGGGCGACAGGTCGCTTCATTAGAGGTGACTTCACTGTCACCTGGCAACGACAATTACATCAGAAAGGGATTATGAAATTCCAATATCTGCACATTACAGTAAGCGTACGGTTGATGGGCGATACATCACTGTGGGTTAAAGGGTTTTTAATTGCTGGCCCAGAGCAGAGCACGTCAGCAGGTCGGTATCAGAGGTATATTTATgtcactgtttttttaaaagtggacCTGGAAAAACATAGAATACTATTTTACAACCGAGATAAAAAACTGTGGCTGAGGAATCCGTAATGTTTGAGACCTCCATTTGCATGAGAGGAGCATCATCAAGGGGACTTCTGGCCGACACGCAAGATTCCCACAAGATTAAATTCCCAAATGATCTGCACCATTAATACAAATCACTTGGCGTCCCCCTCTGGTAATATTAGTCCTGTGtgaatagggggggggggggatacatgCATGCTGAATTATTGTGCGCTGATACAGATGCAGCACATCCCCTATTGATCTGTTGCACGCCTTTATGCTTGCATTACTACACAATGAATATACCTCCGACTACATCTGCCTGCTCTATGCcaactcatttgcatatttatgtatttccttTCAGCAACTGTGTTGTACATTGCACTGCAGAGAGATTGTATCACAGTGAAGGGATTTAAATGCACAACACACCGATGTGAAGATGCAGATGCAGCTAAATAGAGGtgataataaattattaaatatataaaaactacCGGCTGATGAACCCTGGCTTGGGTTCATACACAATTCCCGAGGCAGCGATGTTCTGATGGTGTTGGACTGCAGTCACGAGACACCCGACAATACAACAAGAGCGCCTCGCCTGATGTcctttattaaataaacacacatatgaTGTGCGTTCACGAACACAAGCCGTCACTCAGATTCTGCCGAAGTCGCACGCGTCCGTCGATTCGTCACGTCTGTTTTTAACGTgcggaaagaaagagagaaatccAATCACGCCAACGACGAGTCGGACCTCACGGCGTGAAGGCGTGGCGAGGGCGTGGCGAGGGCGGAGCAGCGCTGCAGTCCGCGGCGAGGCGGTTTCCTGAGACGACTTACGCTCCAAACGTGTCCCCGTTGCATCGGCCCAGAGGACCCAGAGACGCagcgcagtgtgtgtgcagtctttCAATTAAGGACTCAAGCATCCTCTGGGTTATGTTTTATTATCTGAGAGCCTTGTAGACGAGTTCAAAGCCCTGTTCCAAGAGTCGGGAAGAGGGGACTTGTTTCACAAACAACGAGTCCCCTCTTCAGACCTGTCTTCGGACCTGGACCACCGTTGCTTTGcgctttttccattttttttgtcCAATGTATTGAAGCGGAGCGACCGCAGTGACTGatttcagaggaaaaaaaggagaaagtaactttccgctgcctttgagcCAGAAGATAAGAAGCGCGATGCCGGAGTTTGATTAATATGAAAGGGCTCAGAAATAAATAAGGACCACCGAGAGATGTGCCTTTGCAGCTGTGATGACACCGGTAGTAAACAGACTCGTTCCAGGGAGAAGAACAATAGAGATGTGGAATaacagagacggagagatgatAAACCACGagatgagacggagagaggattCAACTCCAAGCCTTTCATAAAGCGAGGGAATCTGAGACTCTCTGTGGAAGATAGAATAAGGTTGAAAAAGACACTGTGACCCGAAGTAATGAAAGCTAAAAGCTGGACAAAGACCTTGCGAGTTCCCCAAGCCTTCCAAGACTGAGGGCCGAGAGAAGGCCCCGGCTTCAGTTTGTGGTGCGTTGGGAACAACTCTTCACTTTGTGGAACAAAGTGGGagactaattaattaatttggatTAAAAAGAACCATCTTAAAACCAGCCCCTCCAAGCTTGAACCTTTGTTGGAGATGATCTTGTGCACAATTTGAAGTATCGCATTGGAAAAGCTGTATGAAAACGGCCAAAACTCGATCCAAACCGGTTGATGGAGCCCGATTCGCCTTTTTAATGCCGACATTTGCAAAGTCActtaaagaaaagaagctttTGAGAGTTGAGCTCAAAACGGCACTTTGATTAAGACTAAAGGTACCGGCTAACGTAATGCATCCACCGATCAAGTCAGTTTACATGCATGTCTTTCCAAAATGTCGTCAATAGCAGATGAATTATTGTGGCCCTTGAACAGTAAAAATCACTTCCTCCTTGAATCcaggtggacgtttgtgccacaTTTGAAGATATTCCCTCAAGTTGTTCTTGAGATATTCCCAAAGGGGGTGACCTTGACCACCAACATCTTCTATCGTTCTACCGCCATACGGCTTACGCCATACCCCTTACGCCTTACGCCATACGCCATACGCCTTACGCCTTACGCCTTACGCCATACGCCTTACGCCTTACGCCTTACGCCATACGCCATACGCCTTACGCCTTACGCCTTACGCCTTACGCCATACGCCTTACGCCTTACGCCTTACGCCATACGTCTTACGCCTTACGCCTTACGCCATACCCCTTATGCCATACCCCTTACGCCATACCCCTTACGCCATACCCCTTACGCCTTACCCCTTACACCTTACGCCATACCCCTTACGCCATACCCCTTACGCCATACCCCTTACGCCTTACGCCATACCCCTTACGCCATACCCCTTACGCCATACCCCTTACGCCTTACCCCTTACGCCTTACCCCTTACGCCTTACGCCATACCCCTTACGCCATACGCCTTACGCCTTACGCCATACGTCTTACGTCTTACGCCTTACCCCTTACGCCTTACGCCATACCCCTTACGCCATACCCCTTACGCCATACCCCTTACGCCATACCCCTTACGCCATACCCCTTACGCCTTACGCCATACCCCTTACGCCTTACCCCTTACGCCTTACGCCATACCCCTTACGCCATACCCCTTACGCCATACCCCTTACGCCTTACGCCATACCCCTTACGCCATACCCCTTACGCCATACGCCTTACGCCATACCCCTTACCCCTTACCCCTTACGCCATACCCCTTACCCCTTACGCCATACCCCTTACGCCATACGCCTTACGCCATACGCCTTACACCTTACCCCTTACGCCATACCCCTTACGCCATACCCCTTACGCCATACCCCTTACGCCATACGCCTTGGCCATCGTGGGTCAGAGGTATGaaccatccattcattcatatGAACCATCCATTCATGTGAATAATCCATCCATTGGCCAAGTGTTTGGTTCCACAAATGATTCCAAACAGGCGAGCAGTGTATTTAAGACGATACATATTTAACTAATATGAGAAATGACCAGCAGTAACCCGATGAAGACGATGCCGAACCAGCCAATGAGCGGCCCAGAATTAGAGTGTGAATTAGAAGTAGCTGTCGTTACTCCAGAAGGGAGGACAGACAGCGGGACAATAGGGGCGGAGGGGGGACGGAAAGCGACCTTTTGACCTTGTTGGATTGGGGCCGGTAGCCTGATTCCCCTCTGCTTGCGTTGGGTACactttctttaatttatttctccCTCAATCAAAGGATTGAGTGTCTGCTTCAGATTTAGGTCCAATTTCTTTGTcccatttgtaattttcttacCTCGACGTCACCGAAATGCTGTTTTTTATGTTACGTTTATGTTGTTTTAACACCTTTATGACACGAAAGGTCAATTTTACTTAAAATAATTGATTGACGAATAAAGCAGGTGAGTCATAAAGCCTCTGATTGCATTCCTTCAGTGTCATCGTTAAatcatttatgttgatttaatatgtatttttaaaatgacgAACTCCGttctttactttaaaaaaaataaataaaaaatgttatatgAATTATGGGCAATTTCCTCTGCAGAAATGCAGACTTTCATATGCGTCTCAAATTACTTTACatttcaatttaattgaatgtgacattttacacatttcacagcagccattttcatcacacacacacacacacacacacacacacacacacacacacacacacacacacacacacacacacacacacacacacacacacacacacacacacacacacacacacacacacacacacacacacacacacacacaccgatgcaCATTAATTCTAACGATATACTAACAAAGGGCTTATTGTTAGGACCTGAATCTGAAGGCAGCATGAGTGGTACTCTGCTGTGAGAACCAGGATGTGAATCAGGTGCGACAGCTTCAACGCCTTGAACACCTCACGGTCATCGGGGTCTCTCTCTTCCCAGATGGCACCGCCGTGACCTTCGACCTCCGGAGACAACAACACTGTGTTGAATTCGCCACGTTACACAAAAAGATAGAAGTCGAGCGAAGGGCGACGAGGAgatgagatggagggggggagggaggggggggggcaatgcaacgggtcagaggtcagaggaaagGTGgacaaacatcagagagagagagaaaggaggtgGAAGACGGGAAGAAGGGAGgtgtgagaggaagaaaggagagaaagaaaaatcagcCATGGGGAATGGAGGAGGGGGGACGAGAGGGGGGACGAAGGACCGGCGTGAACCCCCCCAAGAAGCCCCACATTTGGAGGCCTCCTTGGGGGGGGGAGCCAATGGGGGATCCAGGATATAAACACGCCTTCTTTTCTCTCCGAAGCTTTTCCCTGAAATCAAGACTCGGACATTTTGGGTTTAGCCGTTTCCATTTGGAAGGAGGGAAGACGGTGGAACAAGAGCCTCGTCGTGGGGGAACCGCCGGGGGCCATTGTTTGTGAAAAACACTGCACAGTCCTCCTTAAAAAGGAAGTAAACACAATCCGGATGTTGTTGAGATGGTTTCTTTGCCAAGTTGCACAGACGTCTGCACGTATCCGCCAACGGGCAACGCAACCGGACAACCGGACAACCGGACAACTGGACAACTGGACAACCCGCGAGGCGCCGAAGTGGTTCTGGACCCGTTGTCTTTAAAGACCCGTCTGGTTCGTTGGAGGAGTTCACGGAGGGGCCGAGACGGGAACACTCAGCTTCAATCAGATCACGATCCATAATAGATGGCCATGTAAATATCTTATGAGGGAGGGCTATGGAGAAAATGAgtcaggaacacacacacacacacacacacacacacacacacacacaaagtcggTGAGACCGCAAAGAGCCGACGTCCCTCACTGTCacacaagaaagaagaaaacaacaatgtaatggagtgtgtttatgtaataTTCATGACACACCCTAATGGAGGTCGCCCATGTACCCGCTCCACGGAAAACAGCTTGTTGGAGACTTCGTTCAGTGGGACgcaaaaaacaaaacgtaaacaacaacaagctccaTGGATCTtactctgggggggggggggggagggggggcgagtAAATATTGTTGGCGATGAAGCAATAAAACATACTTGTGTGAAGTCAGCGGatggaaaacataaataatctAATAATCTATTTAATAGATTTCCGATAGTGAAAatattaaaactatttaattccagtcttcaaatgtcttgttttgtccacaaaccccaaatatattcagtttattgttAAATAAACCACAGAAAATGAGTCCAGGAGGATTTTTTAACAATCTATACATTGCTTTACATAGTGCTGTAGGCCAGTTGGATATTTAGTGATTTTAGGATTGTGCTCGTCCCCAAAtaaattcataattaattacagctttagtttagtttattttgaatgagTCAGACGGCAAAGGATTTGTAAtggataaataataaaagaaattacaaaaaacataaaCGCACAGTAAATGAGCCAAATAAAAGTGAAGTTATGTACctacattaaaatataatcaCACAAACTCCAGAGCCGATCACCGTAATAATACATCTTGTTAAACGGAGGTTTATGTCACTCAGCTCGTGGCGCACGAAGAAATAGTCGGGaatatgaataaaagtaaaCTAAACTATATTACCATGACAAAGAAAATGGAGGAGCATCgaattattacaataatattatcaaaacaaatcattttgtgtctctgacaTGTATGAAAATCCAAATTTCTGGAGTAATATCCCCAATAAAATCAAGATCCCAGAgacaataatgcaataataatgtgttcttatttatatatatatatatatatgaagatatataaagatatattcGGTCGGCGAGCTATTTCTGATGATCGCTGCAACACAGATGTCATAATTAATAATGTTCTCTGAGCAGGAGGACACACATTTTCCAGCACTTGTTGTTATGCATTAATGGGTGAAGGgaaagcaatgtgtgtgtgtgtgtgtgtgtgtgtgtgtgtgcatgtgtgtgtgcatgtccatgtgtgtgtgcatgtgtgtgtgcatgtgtgtgtgtgtgtgtgcatgtgtattcaATGCTGAATGCCAAGATGAAATATTACTGAGAAATAGTCAACAACAGAGGTTCACTAAAATGTCGACCGTacatgcaacatttaaaaatagagagacacacacacacacacacacacacacacacacacacacacacacacacacacacacacacacacacgcgtctGGCTGCCGCGTGCCGTCTGGGTGGCGATGATCTTATGAGTGCTGCTgcctggccacgccccctcagGGGAGGCTAAAAGCAAAACCTGTCAAACATCAATAATTCATAAAAATCCGGTTCAGAAGAAGTGCGACAGATCGTCATCTGTacgacagaggaggaggagaggaggagaggaggagcagaggagcagaggaggaggagcagaggaggagaggaggaggagaggaggaggaggagaggaggagaggaggaggagcagaggaggagcagaggaggaggagaggaggagaggaggaggaggaggaggaggaggagaggaggagcagaggagcagaggaggaggagcagaggaggagaggaggaggagaggaggagcagaggaggaggaggagaggaggaggagaggaggagcagaggaggaggagcagaggaggagcagaggaggaggagaggaggaggcggagaggaggagcagaggaggaggagaggaggaggagcagaggaggcgcagaggaggagcagaggagcagaggaggaggagcagaggaggaggaggagaggaggagaggaggaggagaggagcagaggaggaggagaggaggaggagaggaggagcagaggaggaggagcagaggaggagcagaggaggagcagaggaggaggagaggaggcgcagaggaggagcagaggagacaaCAGCATCATGAAGTTTGCATGAAGCCCTCAGGCTAATGTTGACCCTGGAGAACGTCTAACTGGAGGCCTCTCTAGACGTTCTCCAGGGTCAACGTTAGCTCCATTACGAGGAGAACAACCGGGGCTGATGGGactagaaggggggggggggggggtagaaagAGGTAGAAgtagaaagagaaggagaggtaGAAGTAGAATGAAACAGAAGGTGAAGATAAACTagaaggggaaggagagaaggagaagaaggagacagagaaagagaaggagaaatatAAATAGAAAGAAACAGAGTAGGTAAAGAAAAATTAGAAGGAGaaagtgaaggagaaggagaggtagaaggaaaagaaggagacggaggaggagaaagagaccTTGGAGGTTTTCATGTCATGTTCATGTCAAGTTCAGACGAGCGTCAAACATGTCGTCAGATAATCTTCTTAGACAACGTGTCTGATATGTATTCGGGTAGGTTGATGGCTCCATAACTGATAACCAGTTCTGACCACGAGGAGGTTGCTTCACAACGAGGAGCCGGACCTTCAGACACACTGACCACAGGTCAGATGTTTGAGAAGATGACGACCCCATGcgatcctccatcctccaccagGACCGCCCCCCAACCACGCCGTCCCATATCGATACAAGATGGAGTCCACCGGGCAAACTGGAGCCGGCGACATGAACCATAAATGATATTTTGAATGAGCTTTCAGGACTTCAAGTCGACCTCTGCGCTGATTTGCATTCAAACCGCTGACTGAGATTTGCATATTTATGGAGTTGCAGCCGCcttctcttgccctcaaccctCTCTGCAGGAGATATGGACGTTAATTATGGACCACGAGGACCACAATGGGGACCATCTCAATGGCTTCATTGTGTTATCCCCGAGagcttttaatttaattatggaCATGAGCCTGTGTGGAGGGGAACGCTGTACACGGTTCCTTTTTTTTACGACAACAATCGAATTACACTTACACAAGTGTACCTCTTTTTTCAGACAATAATTTCTGACTTCTAGTACCAACAATGAGGTCATCATGAGGGCACCATTCCAACAATGAGGTCACCATGAGGGCACCATTCCAACAATAAGGTCACCATTCCAACAATGAGGTCACCATGAGGTCACCATTCCAACAATGAGGTCACCATTCCAATAATGATGTCACCATTCCAATAATGAGGTCAACATTCCAACAATGAGGTCACCATGAGGTCACCATTCCAATAATGATGTCACCATGAGGTCACCATTCCAATAATGAGGTCAACATTCCAACAATGAGGTCACCATGAGGTCACCATTCCAACAATTAGGTCACCATTCCAACAATTAGGTCACCATGAGGTCACCATTCCAACAATAAGGTCACCATTCCAACAATAAGGTCACCATTCCAACAATAAGGTCACCATTCCAACAATTAGGTCACCATTCCAACAATTAGGTCACCATTTCAACAATAAGGTCACCATTCCAACAATAAGGTCACCATTCCAACAATAAGGTCACCATTCCAACAATTAGGTCACCATTCCAACAATTAGGTCACCATTCCAACAATAAGGTCACCATTCCAACAATAAGGTCACCATTCCAACAATTAGGTCACCATTCCAACAATAAGGTCACCATTCCAATAATGAGGTCACCATGAGGTCACCATTCCAACAATGAGGTCACCATGAGGTCACCATTCCAACTATGAGGTCACCATTCAAGGTCACGGGTGTCTTAGTCATTGTTATGCAACTAATGTGGGATGAAAATGGAAATAATTCACATAATGCAGCTTTTACAGCGTGAATAGGTTCATATTTAGGATATATTTTAGGAACCAACTATTGACCTCATACTTTAGTCCTTATACACCAAAAAGAATAATACAGGACACTTATAAAACACTATTATCATTTCTCAAAAAGGAGCATACATTAGCATAAATTAATGGAATCCTGTTTAATGAAAGAGACGAAAACACTGCAAGTATTTTCCGTGTAAAACaatttctctgtttttattttgttttttttcaattggtcatattttattttaatgacaaattaTTTTTTCCCCGATAACTTGAATATTCATCAGTGCAACGTTGTAGCGAGCGAGCCGTCAAAAGTGACAGCGAGAAGATCCGCTTATCTGCTTTCATCTGATATTCCATGTCTTCTTCATAGGTTTTTATTCAGGTAGAAAAGCTCCTCAAAGGAGACGACTATGCAAATGAGTTAGAGGACGGtctaaaaaaagtattttaatgcACATTTCACCAATGCTGTCAGATGATTATTTCTATAATTCTGCAGCGaatcaaagagagagagtgaaaaaaaagacaaaacagaagaaacaaaGGAATATTTGTCAGACGCTGTACTGCGGATGCACCGCATATACAGCATGGAGGGCCTggaggctatatatatatatatatatatatattaccgtCTTCCTTGTGTACGAACAACAccaaaaaatacagaaaaacagACTTAAAGTCACTGAGGAACTTCTAACTGGCTCTGAAACAgacagagaccagtccaccgtggactagacccagatccagcagagaccagtccaccgtggactagacccagatccagcagagaccagtccaccgaggactagacccagatccagcagagaccagtccatcgtggactagacccagatccagcagagaccagtccatcgtggactagacccagatccagcagatgGACTGGTCAGTCCATCGTGGACTAGACCCGCtgtgaggaggaaagaagggagtaaacaacaagaacatgtgacactattttcttcttcttctcctcttcctcctcttccgtGTTTCCAATCTCCTTCTCCTCAATGAGAAGTGACTCGTTACTTTAAATGAGGAGTGATTCAGTTCTTGAAATGAGAAGTGACTCGTTACTTTAAATGAGGAGTGACTCGTTACTTTAAATGAGGAGTGACTCAGTTCTTGAAATGAGGAGTGACTCAGTTCTTGAAATGAGGAGTGACTCGTTACTTTAAATGAGGAGTGACTCAGTTCTTTAATTGAGGAGTGACTTGTTACTTTAAATGAGGAGTGACTCGTTACTTTAAATGAGGAGTGACTCGTTACTTTAAATGAGGAGTGATTCGTTACTTTAAATGAGGAGTGACTCGTTACTTTAAATGAGGAGTGACTCGTTACTTTAAATGAGGAGTGACTCGTTACTTTAAATGAGGAGTGACTCGTTACTTTAAATGAGGAGTGACTCGTTACTTTGAATGAGGAGTGACTCGTTACTTTAAATGAGGAGTGACTCATTACTTTGAATGAGGAGTGACTCGTTACTTTAAATGAGGAGTGACTCATTACTTTAAATGAGGAGTGACTCGTTACTTTAAATGAGGAGTGACTCGTTACTTTAAATGAGGAGTGACTCGTTACTTTAAATGAGGAGTGACTCGTTACTTTAAATGAGAAGTGACTCGTTACTTTAAATGAGGAGTGACTCGTTACTTTAAATGAGGAGTGACTCGTTACTTTAAATGAGGAGTGACTCATTACTTTGAATGAGGAGTGACTCGTTACTTTAAATAAGGAGTGACTCGTTACTTTAAATGAGGAGTGACTCATTACTTTGAATGAGGAGTGACTCGTTACTTTAAATGagtgacattttaataattgcAGCTGGGTTAACGAAGTTAAAAAAGGCTTCAATGTCAAACTATGTTTTACTGcgcagacttttctttttaatcttccCCCATTACCCGTAATGGAACTCGTTCCAGGATTATTAGTTTCCAGTAATAATTATGTGGAGGTGCCAATTCGAGaatagatttaatttaattttttttcatgcttCCCCGTACATTTAATTTCGTGCGTCTTTTTAAGAAGAAAACGTGATGCAAACCCACGGTCGCCTCCGGGCGAGTAAAGACGGTCATGTCGTCTACATGACGGTGGAAATCATAACCCGTGTTTATGCCAAACGGTTTTGGTACGAACGGATGGAGAGGTCCGTTGCATAGCAACCAAACAGATCTGGCGTTGCCAACAGGAAGTCGTTCGGGTGTTCTTCGTAATGCATTTGACCACAGCGCTGCATCACCAACaggttattttaaaaaagcatatgGAGATGGATGTCTCTGCCGGTCCCTGAACACTACAggatgaagaggaccagacgcCTGGTGGTGAGAGCTGCTCCACCTCCAGCTGCTTTtcacactaacacacttcaGCCTGCAATTGTGTCTCCGTTGATGACGTCACGGGCGCAATGTCAAAGGTCGGTGTCACGTTAACTATACCCAAGAAAAGAAAGACGCTAAAACTGTGTTATTGCATCCACAGCTACCTGTGGTGTTATTCTAATTTAGTATGCAGACCTGGAGGATCTGACCTTTGGAATGTTATTTTCAAAAGGGAAGTCTGGCCGTGGACCAAAATCATTTGTGTGATGTCACTTTGAGAGAAAAGCTCCTGATAACTCCTttaaaggaaggggggggggggctaacctTTAATGATCACATTTAAAACCTCGTCCTCGTGTGTGGAACCATAACCAATCCAGCATCACAAGTACAATGTCTCTGGTTTATACACATTCGGGCGCCGTGCATGAAAACCTCGATCAGAATACAgatgaaaggaggaaaaaagttttttattcGTCGCGCACAAATTGCCATTTGTGTATTTTCACTCCTGAGGAAAGGTCACGTTAACACATACAGAACGGGACAACCAGTTAAAAACTTATTTCACTTCTACTTCACAGGAAAAAGACGTGTAATATTTCTCCGGGTGAAAATAATGTTGTCATCCGACAACGTCAGAATAAACAACGTCTTATTTATTCATAAGATATTTGAGGCAGGGAAAGCCGACACTACCCTCCACGGCAATAAACGCCAAATAGGGTGAAGCTATTGCAGATTTAAAGACGTGCGATCAATAATATTCATGCATCAGGAGGTATAATCCCACTCATAATTAGGTATCATAGCGGAGCACTGGAAGAGAACACAGCGCCTCGTGTCTTGTGATGCACTTTTAAATACATGAAGACATATTTgctcaagtctttttttttgtcgtgtCAGCGTACATATTTACAAATGGAGGATGATGCCAAACGATCGATTCCCCCGAAAAGGAGAGCTTCGAGTGTGTCTTCCACCTGACGATGGAACCCAGCCTCGAGGAACGTCAGCAGACCGCGAAGGAGCCGGACGGGCAACCACTGATTATGAATGGCAACCGGGCCGATCTCAGGCACCAGTGAAGCCAAACATTGGCAACGTTATTAAAGCTAAATTATTGACCGCGTTAGAGACACAAGTactgtgaaaataaatgaagtacACTGGGATACGAGACAGAACCGTAGTTCATGAAACTCAGAGAGCAGCAAACATGGTTTCAAATGATGGATCTTTTTTCACCCAAATCCCCTAAATGCCTTCGTTCTGACCCACTTGGAGTTCAAACGAGTACGTTGACGGCCTTCAGGTATCTCTGGTGATCAAAGCCATTACCCCtattagaccccccccccccccggggtcTGACCGTCATTACGGGGGATTCATCATCTTCAATCAAGTCCTGTGATTGCTGCTGATTACAGGTGAAGCCGGCCAATCAGCTACCGGAGGATCGAGGTCGCCAGACAGCTTTTTGCTGCCCTTGACCTTAAAAACATCAACGCTCTCGACTCCCGGAGAGAAGACGGCGTTACCCACAGAATGGgatgttttgggggggggggggggagagataattaatgaaaacaaagccCCAATTCCCAGATGCCTTTGAATGGGCCACTCTTCTGATACTCCTGCCTTGCTAT from Cyclopterus lumpus isolate fCycLum1 chromosome 14, fCycLum1.pri, whole genome shotgun sequence encodes the following:
- the LOC117742794 gene encoding putative proline-rich protein 21 translates to MPYPLRHTPYAIPLTPYPLHLTPYPLRHTPYAIPLTPYAIPLTPYPLRHTPYALPLTPYPLRLTPYPLRHTPYALRHTSYVLRLTPYALRHTPYAIPLTPYPLRHTPYAIPLTPYAIPLTPYPLRLTPYPLRHTPYAIPLTPYAIPLTPYPLRHTPYAIPLTPYPLRHTPYPLRHTPYAIRLTPYALHLTPYAIPLTPYPLRHTPYAIRLGHRGSEV